Proteins from one Candidatus Hydrogenedentota bacterium genomic window:
- a CDS encoding nucleotidyltransferase family protein, producing the protein MDLPIEVDREQIAGFCRKHHLIKLALFGSVLTDRFGPDSDVDVLFEYDPKHVPTLFDVVRMERELSGILGRKVDMRTPRDLSRYFRDEVVNNAAVQYVA; encoded by the coding sequence ATGGACCTGCCCATAGAGGTTGATCGCGAACAGATTGCGGGCTTTTGCCGCAAGCATCATCTCATCAAGCTGGCGCTGTTCGGCTCGGTTTTGACTGACCGGTTCGGGCCGGACAGCGATGTGGATGTGCTGTTCGAATACGACCCCAAGCACGTCCCGACGCTCTTCGATGTGGTTCGCATGGAGCGCGAGCTATCTGGGATCTTGGGCCGCAAGGTGGACATGCGGACACCGCGGGATCTCAGCCGCTACTTCCGGGACGAGGTCGTCAACAACGCCGCGGTGCAGTATGTCGCGTGA
- a CDS encoding DUF86 domain-containing protein encodes MAEAAREIQAYVAGRSLATVRSDQPLKHLIIRNLEIMGEAASRVSAEFRKKHPAVPWQDMVDLRNRLIHVYFDLDLEIIWATAREDIPALLPQLEAILDEFAG; translated from the coding sequence ATGGCTGAGGCGGCGCGGGAGATCCAGGCTTATGTTGCAGGGCGCAGCCTGGCCACCGTTCGCTCCGACCAGCCGCTCAAGCATCTGATCATCCGCAACCTCGAGATCATGGGCGAAGCCGCCAGCCGCGTCTCCGCGGAGTTCCGGAAAAAGCATCCGGCCGTCCCGTGGCAGGACATGGTCGACTTGCGCAACCGTCTCATTCATGTCTATTTCGACCTCGATCTGGAGATCATCTGGGCCACGGCGCGCGAGGATATTCCCGCACTGCTTCCGCAGTTGGAGGCGATTCTGGACGAATTCGCCGGCTGA